The Benincasa hispida cultivar B227 chromosome 9, ASM972705v1, whole genome shotgun sequence genome has a segment encoding these proteins:
- the LOC120085908 gene encoding uncharacterized protein LOC120085908 isoform X2 yields the protein MVGISGSSSALDLIKKKLHDSGTPVASSPISASTIAQLDVNLPRDVDVAVKALQIENIKNKPKDANGDGNVSNSSLDSENVKSGPTNEQLNIQFEEDGADPKCSAEVEAEEDEEDFIMEEVKRRLKELRRNSFMVLIPEEEEEEEEEEGEEEGEVGEGDPEWRDVEAEGRQWWGGFGAVYDDYCERMFFFDRMSIRSGPESTSRRSASKKSASPLRCLSLKRIEEPEDEMEDVDPSLTLIDSNYHIETAYVAHICLSWEALHCQYTQLNHLISCQPQNSTTHYNLTAQLFQQFQVLLQRFIENEPFQQGLRPTIYARTRRTFPKMLHVPNIQASDPNGVQEQESDSLILAPDLLLIIEASIFTFHRFLKMEKKTSNSASLSFQNHTQDAALLARVRSSLDKKKTKLKEVRKKSRGWKQKTCPQTYEDMQLLFGIVDIKIISRLVKMSRITKEQLLWCEEKLNKLDISNGKLRRDLSPLLFPC from the exons ATGGTAGGAATATCAGGGTCATCTTCTGCCCTGGATTTGATCAAGAAAAAATTGCACGACTCTGGAACTCCTGTAGCTTCCTCGCCTATTTCAGCTTCAACAATAGCTCAATTAGATGTGAATCTACCAAGAGATGTTGATGTTGCAGTTAAGGCACTGCAGATAGAGAACATCAAGAATAAACCGAAAGATGCTAATGGTGATGGAAATGTATCCAACTCCTCCTTGGACTCTGAGAATGTAAAAAGTGGGCCAACTAATGAGCAGTTAAATATCCAGTTTGAG GAGGATGGCGCAGATCCTAAGTGTAGTGCAGAAGTGGAAGCTGAAGAGGATGAGGAGGATTTCATAATGGAAGAGGTAAAGAGGAGACTGAAAGAGCTAAGGAGGAACAGTTTCATGGTGTTGATtccagaggaagaagaagaagaagaagaagaagaaggagaagaagaaggagaagtaGGCGAAGGGGATCCTGAGTGGAGAGACGTGGAAGCAGAAGGTCGACAATGGTGGGGAGGGTTTGGTGCTGTCTATGATGATTACTGCGAGAGGATGTTTTTCTTTGATCGGATGAGCATTCGGTCCG GTCCTGAATCAACCTCCCGAAGATCTGCATCGAAAAAGAGTGCATCTCCTCTTCGATGTCTTTCTCTGAAGAGGATTGAAGAACCCGAAGATGagatggaggatgttgaccctTCATTGACTTTGATTGACTCCAATTACCACATAGAAACAGCCTATGTTGCGCACATTTGCTTGTCCTGGGAGGCCCTTCACTGTCAGTACACTCAACTTAACCACTTAATATCATGCCAACCCCAAAACTCTACTACTCATTATAATCTTACTGCTCAGCTCTTTCAGCAATTTCAAGTCCTCTTGCAAAGGTTTATCGAAAATGAACCCTTCCAACAAGGTCTCAGGCCTACAATTTATGCCCGAACCCGTCGAACTTTTCCTAAAATGTTGCATGTTCCCAACATACAAG CTTCAGATCCAAACGGGGTGCAGGAACAAGAATCTGATTCCCTCATCCTCGCTCCTGATCTTCTGCTCATTATTGAGGCTTCAATCTTTACATTCCACCGCTTCCtgaagatggagaagaaaaCCTCAAATTCCGCTTCTTTATCATTTCAGAACCACACCCAGGATGCCGCTCTGCTTGCTCGTGTTCGATCTTCTCTTGACAAG AAGAAGACGAAGCTGAAAGAGGTCAGGAAGAAGAGTAGAGGGTGGAAACAGAAAACGTGTCCTCAAACGTATGAAGACATGCAATTACTTTTTGGAATCGTGGACATTAAAATCATATCGAGGCTTGTTAAGATGTCGAGGATTACTAAAGAACAGCTGCTTTGGTGTGAGGAGAAACTGAACAAGTTAGATATATCTAATGGAAAATTGCGGAGAGACCTGTCTCCTCTTCTTTTTCCATGTTAA
- the LOC120085908 gene encoding uncharacterized protein LOC120085908 isoform X1, whose amino-acid sequence MVGISGSSSALDLIKKKLHDSGTPVASSPISASTIAQLDVNLPRDVDVAVKALQIENIKNKPKDANGDGNVSNSSLDSENVKSGPTNEQLNIQFEEDGADPKCSAEVEAEEDEEDFIMEEVKRRLKELRRNSFMVLIPEEEEEEEEEEGEEEGEVGEGDPEWRDVEAEGRQWWGGFGAVYDDYCERMFFFDRMSIRSGPESTSRRSASKKSASPLRCLSLKRIEEPEDEMEDVDPSLTLIDSNYHIETAYVAHICLSWEALHCQYTQLNHLISCQPQNSTTHYNLTAQLFQQFQVLLQRFIENEPFQQGLRPTIYARTRRTFPKMLHVPNIQASDPNGVQEQESDSLILAPDLLLIIEASIFTFHRFLKMEKKTSNSASLSFQNHTQDAALLARVRSSLDKKKTKLKEVRKKSRGWKQKTCPQTYEDMQLLFGIVDIKIISRLVKMSRITKEQLLWCEEKLNKLDISNGKLRRDLSPLLFPC is encoded by the exons ATGGTAGGAATATCAGGGTCATCTTCTGCCCTGGATTTGATCAAGAAAAAATTGCACGACTCTGGAACTCCTGTAGCTTCCTCGCCTATTTCAGCTTCAACAATAGCTCAATTAGATGTGAATCTACCAAGAGATGTTGATGTTGCAGTTAAGGCACTGCAGATAGAGAACATCAAGAATAAACCGAAAGATGCTAATGGTGATGGAAATGTATCCAACTCCTCCTTGGACTCTGAGAATGTAAAAAGTGGGCCAACTAATGAGCAGTTAAATATCCAGTTTGAG GAGGATGGCGCAGATCCTAAGTGTAGTGCAGAAGTGGAAGCTGAAGAGGATGAGGAGGATTTCATAATGGAAGAGGTAAAGAGGAGACTGAAAGAGCTAAGGAGGAACAGTTTCATGGTGTTGATtccagaggaagaagaagaagaagaagaagaagaaggagaagaagaaggagaagtaGGCGAAGGGGATCCTGAGTGGAGAGACGTGGAAGCAGAAGGTCGACAATGGTGGGGAGGGTTTGGTGCTGTCTATGATGATTACTGCGAGAGGATGTTTTTCTTTGATCGGATGAGCATTCGGTCCG GTCCTGAATCAACCTCCCGAAGATCTGCATCGAAAAAGAGTGCATCTCCTCTTCGATGTCTTTCTCTGAAGAGGATTGAAGAACCCGAAGATGagatggaggatgttgaccctTCATTGACTTTGATTGACTCCAATTACCACATAGAAACAGCCTATGTTGCGCACATTTGCTTGTCCTGGGAGGCCCTTCACTGTCAGTACACTCAACTTAACCACTTAATATCATGCCAACCCCAAAACTCTACTACTCATTATAATCTTACTGCTCAGCTCTTTCAGCAATTTCAAGTCCTCTTGCAAAGGTTTATCGAAAATGAACCCTTCCAACAAGGTCTCAGGCCTACAATTTATGCCCGAACCCGTCGAACTTTTCCTAAAATGTTGCATGTTCCCAACATACAAG CTTCAGATCCAAACGGGGTGCAGGAACAAGAATCTGATTCCCTCATCCTCGCTCCTGATCTTCTGCTCATTATTGAGGCTTCAATCTTTACATTCCACCGCTTCCtgaagatggagaagaaaaCCTCAAATTCCGCTTCTTTATCATTTCAGAACCACACCCAGGATGCCGCTCTGCTTGCTCGTGTTCGATCTTCTCTTGACAAG AAGAAGACGAAGCTGAAAGAGGTCAGGAAGAAGAGTAGAGGGTGGAAACAGAAAACGTGTCCTCAAACGTATGAAGACATGCAATTACTTTTTGGAATCGTGGACATTAAAATCATATCGAGGCTTGTTAAGATGTCGAGGATTACTAAAGAACAGCTGCTTTG GTGTGAGGAGAAACTGAACAAGTTAGATATATCTAATGGAAAATTGCGGAGAGACCTGTCTCCTCTTCTTTTTCCATGTTAA